A single window of Nicotiana sylvestris chromosome 3, ASM39365v2, whole genome shotgun sequence DNA harbors:
- the LOC104240845 gene encoding uncharacterized protein — MRLSQQEIHCVVRVSPNKQPWFLSTIYASPYYQLRDILWNNLLNLHNTVSTSWLIGGDFNEILEAKERFGGLPINNRRTDNFANFINTCKLVDLGFQGSRYTWTNKRRHGYTILERLDRFLANYDWLNLYPEDLVNHLPRTYSDHCPLLITLELPTTIHHNIFRFETMWASHPHFQQLVHNIWSDDQLLFETIRNFQVVATRWNKQTFGNIFQQKRRILARLGGIQASVHYLTGQFLQNLEIQLNLDYNNLLRVDEEFWKLKSRINWINDGDANTKFFHMSTLQRRCRNRITALKDTIENWVDEHFQLHNFILQYYKSLFNTKDISTANSR; from the coding sequence ATGAGGCTTTCACAGCAAGAGATCCACTGTGTGGTCCGGGTAAGTCCAAATAAACAACCGTGGTTTTTATCTACAATATATGCTAGCCCTTATTATCAACTCCGTGATATACTGTGGAATAATCTACTGAATTTGCATAACACGGTTTCTACGTCGTGGCTAATTGGGGGTGATTTTAATGAAATTTTAGAAGCAAAAGAAAGGTTTGGTGGACTTCCCATTAATAATCGAAGAACTGATAACTTTGCCAATTTTATTAACACTTGTAAGTTAGTTGACTTAGGATTTCAAGGTAGTAGATATACTTGGACTAATAAACGTAGACATGGGTACACAATCCTAGAGCGACTTGATCGTTTTTTGGCTAACTATGATTGGTTGAACTTATATCCTGAAGATTTAGTTAATCATCTACCTCGTACTTATTCAGATCACTGCCCTCTTTTAATTACTTTAGAACTCCCAACAACAATACATCATAATATTTTTCGTTTTGAAACTATGTGGGCTTCACACCCACATTTTCAACAATTAGTTCATAATATTTGGTCTGACGACCAACTTTTGTTTGAAACTATTCGTAATTTTCAAGTAGTAGCAACTAGATGGAATAAGCaaacttttggtaatatattcCAACAAAAAAGGAGAATTTTAGCTAGACTAGGAGGTATACAGGCTTCAGTTCATTATCTTACAGGTCAATTCCTCCAAAACTTGGAAATACAACTCAATTTAGATTATAATAACCTCCTACGTGTTGATGAAGAATTTTGGAAATTAAAATCACGCATTAATTGGATAAATGATGGAGATGCTAATACTAAGTTTTTCCATATGTCTACTCTACAAAGGAGATGTAGGAATAGAATTACGGCTTTAAAGGACACAATTGAAAATTGGGTTGATGAACACTTTCAGCTACATAATTTTATCCTACAATACTATAAATCTTTGTTCAACACTAAAGATATAAGTACGGCTAATTCTCGTTAG